The uncultured Trichococcus sp. DNA window ACAATCGCAATGGATCCGCTTGTTATGCCTTTTTCTTTCATTTCTTCCGCAGCCTGCTTACCTAACTCTTTTCCGGCAGATACATTGTCGGTTCCAACATATGCTGTACGGTCCGCTTCATTTTCTAAATCTGCATCAAAAGTAATAACTGGAATATCTTTGTCCGTTGCAGCTTTTATCGGATCAGCAAATGACTTTTTCTCAATAGGTGCGACTGCAATCCCAGCCACATCTTTCGCTGTCGCTTCCTTGATGAACCCAATATGTTTTTCCTTCTTGCTTGGCTCAGCTGATGGAGAAGTCTTGGTCACAAGTGTGTAGCCTAATTCTTCAGCTGCATCTTCAGCACCTTTCTTCATCGGATTCCAGTACGCTCCTGTGTCGACAATAGGGACAAAGTACAAAGTTTTTTCCATATCTGCATCTGCAGAACCTCCATTACCACAGGCCCCTAGCAGTAACATTGTTGCAATTGAGATTCCAGTAATCAGTGATTTCCTTTTCTTAAACATTATGAATGATCCCCTTTGATTTTTTTATCTTTTAAATATGTACTACCGCTCAAAAAATAATACCGTTTCAACACTTCTTAAGAATTCCGACTGGCTCTTCGTTTCAAGTAATCGATAATGATGGATAGAATGATGACAAGACCCGTTACAGTATCCTGCAAGAAGGAATTCATCCCCATCAGAGTCAATCCATTTTTGAAGACTTGTAAGGTCATTATTCCCGCCACTGCTCCACCGATAGTACCGATACCACCACTAAAAGAGGTTCCCCCCATTATTGCGGCTGCCATCGCAAATAAATCCAATCCATTAGCATCTTTTGAAGCGCCACCATTTAAGTTAGAAACAATCAACAGACCAGCAATTGCTGCCAACATACCTTCGATGATGAATACCTTCACGATATGGAGATCCGTGTTGATTCCGGAAAGACGCGCCGCTTCCTGGTTTGAACCTATAGCATAGGTGTATTTTCCGAGACGAGTTTTTTTCATGATGAACACAGCAATCGCAATGATGACAAAAAATATCAATGCATTACTTTTAAACATTTCAGTACCAATAGGTGTTTTGGCTAATTTATTGAACCACTCCTGTTCGGAACCAATGAACTGCTCATCCGTAAAGAAACCAAGCATTCCCTTAATCACATAGCTTGTTCCTAAAGTCAAAATAAATGAAGGAAGATCAAACTTTTTGATCAATAAAGCATTCATAGTTCCAAGTATCGCACCTACAGCTAAAGAAGTTACGATAACGATGGGCGCTGGAAGCCCCATATTGGAAACAAATAACCCCACCATCCCAGATGCCATCCCTACGTAACCGATTGATAGATCAACATATCCACAAATGAGGATCATTGCATACGCAACGGTCAGAATCCCCACAGGCGGTATCTGTTGCAAAAAGTTTTCGATATTGTACGTGCTTAGAAAATCACTGTTTGCAATCGAAAAATACACTACTAACATTATTAAAACCAGATATACCGAATAGTTCATAAACAACGATTTAAAATCTATTTTTTTCTTTTCTATTTTCTTTGTTTCGTTTTCCATAACTTGGCTCTCCTATCATTCCCTAATAATTATGTTTGATGACAACTGTTTCCGATAATCAGATTTTATTAATTGCCAGTTGCATATTTCATGATCAGTTCTTGTGCTTCGTCTTTGTTATTCCTATAGTCAGCAACAGCAAGTTCGCCGCGTATCTTTCCTTCGTGAAACACGTGAATACGATCACAAATACCCAGTAATTCAGGGATTTCGGAAGAAACAATCAAAATCGTCTTCCCTTGAAGAGCAAGCTGATTAATAATTGCATAAATTTCTGATTTCGCGCCTACATCAATTCCTTTTGTAGGTTCATCAAAAATATAGATTTGGTTGTCAGTATTCAGCCATTTCGCCAGTACCACTTTCTGCTGATTACCTCCAGATAAACTTGAAACTGGATTCTCAATATCACTGACCTTGATATTCACTTCTTTGACGTATTGATTAGCTATTTCATTCAATTGCTTATGATCAAGTCGGAATTGGTT harbors:
- a CDS encoding ABC transporter permease, with product MENETKKIEKKKIDFKSLFMNYSVYLVLIMLVVYFSIANSDFLSTYNIENFLQQIPPVGILTVAYAMILICGYVDLSIGYVGMASGMVGLFVSNMGLPAPIVIVTSLAVGAILGTMNALLIKKFDLPSFILTLGTSYVIKGMLGFFTDEQFIGSEQEWFNKLAKTPIGTEMFKSNALIFFVIIAIAVFIMKKTRLGKYTYAIGSNQEAARLSGINTDLHIVKVFIIEGMLAAIAGLLIVSNLNGGASKDANGLDLFAMAAAIMGGTSFSGGIGTIGGAVAGIMTLQVFKNGLTLMGMNSFLQDTVTGLVIILSIIIDYLKRRASRNS